The Prevotella sp. E9-3 genome has a window encoding:
- a CDS encoding translocation/assembly module TamB domain-containing protein, with protein MTLIYLPPFQQWMGSKASRAIGDALGTSVSVGSIQLGLPNRIIIDNVTILDQQQKKMLRIGRLSTKLQWLPLVEGRIVISSAQLFGAHINIYKTDSLQPSNMQFMLDALSSNDTTSHSAIDLRINSLIVRHSNVRYNLEYMPKTDRFDLNHLAFNDVSSHILLNELSDDSLNVRVKRLTFNEESGLKVNSVSFSLTAGKREGMLKDFTLQMPHSMLYIDSLTAAYNSEKLNETLRYRASNLNADVRLSDLKCFLPNLANYSDVLSLTTTFEGTTKYINVPHLEINGTGRSLVLNAHGWVFGLDESHPTWKAEIARFSLDESVLQKLKSDISSLPSQLANIGNVQLSGSFEGNEFGDISAHSAILADIGNLDVNMKMAGGKVFSGSLNTKGIDLKRLLSNDHLGTLATNIQLSGTTSAMKANGLISKLEYNDYTYTNIRVDGNYAGRSASGTIAIDDSNAQLTLEGLWKDDGQRTALQLNGTVNKLSPQQLNLSDNWGDATFSLQLTADISATNINDVEGNIDLHHFVMNDSTGFFRIDSVMLQSGFNNGQHYLKLSGDLGEGSLNGQFNLNTLPQSFVSFLASQLPSIPGLPKVKERLNNNFDVNLHITSSEWIRRILNIPLLLEEPLSLQGNINDATHTFCLDGSVPAFFYDEAFYEGAKLHITTENDSILCNVNVVKHMDHDLKMDLALKAAASNNNISTSFSWNNHTVGIKATQGELNATTQLYTNDEGYPEAHIRTHSSHLSMGDTQWDIMPSDIIYADNRILVDHFEIQHQEQHLLIDGIASKSAKDTLVVDMKDLDVSYVLDLLNFHPVEFAGFVTGRACVSQLFDQPKAMADINVSSFRFEGGRMGTLHAQAEWNADQQQIDIHALADDGPDSKTHINGYVSPVRSDIELVIKGEGTHIDFLQQYTRSFLSNVGGQAYGEVRLVGPLGAMDLLGTLVVDGQATVIPLGTTYTLKKDTVRLVHNDILLNRANINDINNDVAYLSGGIHHEHLSNLTFDLDIETSRLLAYDFKELGNDTFCGTVEASGRVDLHGRPGEVVINCNATPLRSTVFTYNASLSNEVSQQDFITWRNKHQLANIPVTQTKSEEKPRDIPTDIYINFLINANPNATVKLLMDATTGDYITLYGSGVLRASYHNKGVFQMFGTYTVDHGTYGITIQNIIKKNFVFQEGSTLIFGGNPMEANLQLQAVYTVNGVSLSDLNIGNSFASNTVRVNCLMNITGQAGSPRIDFDFDLPTVNSDEKQMVRSVIASEQEINQQVLYLLGIGRFYSQRTQEANNAETQEYGQTQLAMQSFLSGTLSSQINTLISQVVKNDDWNFGANISTGNEGWHNAEYEGLISGRMLNNRLLINGQFGYRDNATQATSSFIGDFDIRYILTPNGNLSLKMYNQTNDRYFTRSSLNTQGIGLIIKKDFNGLNDLFTRRKK; from the coding sequence ATGACCCTTATTTACCTACCTCCTTTTCAACAGTGGATGGGCTCAAAGGCCTCTCGTGCCATCGGTGACGCATTAGGCACGAGTGTATCGGTAGGTTCTATCCAGTTAGGTCTTCCTAATCGTATTATTATAGACAATGTAACCATCTTGGATCAGCAGCAGAAAAAGATGCTGCGCATAGGCCGACTATCCACCAAGTTGCAGTGGCTTCCACTGGTTGAAGGACGAATCGTCATCTCGTCGGCTCAGCTTTTTGGCGCCCATATCAATATCTACAAAACCGACTCACTCCAGCCTTCCAACATGCAGTTTATGCTGGATGCCCTTTCATCGAACGACACCACCAGTCATTCGGCTATCGACCTGCGCATCAATTCGCTCATTGTCCGTCATTCCAATGTGCGCTACAATTTGGAATACATGCCCAAAACAGACCGTTTCGACCTCAACCACCTTGCATTCAACGATGTCAGTTCTCATATTCTACTGAACGAACTGTCTGACGACTCACTAAACGTCAGGGTGAAACGACTCACGTTCAACGAAGAGAGCGGGCTGAAGGTAAACAGCGTTTCTTTCTCTCTGACGGCTGGAAAGCGAGAGGGTATGTTGAAGGATTTCACCCTTCAGATGCCCCACTCTATGCTGTATATCGATTCGCTCACAGCGGCCTACAATTCCGAGAAGCTGAATGAAACCCTTCGCTATCGTGCCAGCAACTTGAATGCCGATGTAAGGTTGAGCGATCTAAAGTGCTTTTTACCCAACCTGGCCAATTATTCTGACGTGCTGAGTCTGACCACCACTTTTGAGGGTACCACTAAATATATTAATGTGCCTCACCTCGAAATAAACGGCACTGGACGCAGTTTAGTGCTCAATGCGCATGGTTGGGTGTTCGGACTCGACGAGAGTCATCCCACATGGAAGGCCGAGATAGCCCGTTTCTCACTTGACGAGAGCGTATTACAGAAACTCAAAAGCGATATTTCTTCCCTACCCTCACAGTTGGCAAATATAGGCAATGTCCAACTTTCAGGTTCTTTCGAAGGAAACGAGTTTGGCGACATCAGTGCCCATAGTGCCATTCTTGCCGATATTGGAAACCTCGACGTGAATATGAAAATGGCCGGAGGTAAGGTATTCTCCGGTTCGCTCAACACAAAGGGCATAGACCTGAAACGCCTGCTATCAAACGACCACCTCGGAACTTTGGCCACTAATATCCAGCTCAGCGGCACCACCTCGGCCATGAAGGCCAATGGCTTGATCAGTAAGTTGGAATACAACGACTACACCTATACTAATATACGCGTGGACGGCAACTATGCCGGCCGTTCAGCCAGCGGCACTATAGCCATTGACGATTCTAACGCCCAGCTCACCCTCGAAGGTTTGTGGAAGGATGACGGCCAACGCACAGCCCTTCAACTGAATGGTACGGTGAATAAATTATCGCCTCAACAACTCAACTTGTCTGACAATTGGGGCGATGCCACTTTCAGTCTGCAACTGACTGCCGATATCAGCGCCACCAATATCAACGATGTGGAGGGCAATATCGACCTGCATCATTTTGTGATGAACGATTCTACGGGTTTCTTCCGCATCGACAGCGTTATGCTACAGTCAGGCTTTAACAATGGCCAACATTACCTGAAGCTGAGCGGCGATTTGGGTGAAGGAAGCCTGAACGGTCAGTTCAATTTGAACACCCTCCCCCAAAGCTTTGTCAGTTTCCTTGCTTCACAACTCCCCTCTATCCCCGGGCTTCCAAAAGTAAAGGAACGACTGAACAACAATTTTGATGTAAATCTGCACATTACGAGCAGCGAGTGGATAAGACGAATCCTGAATATTCCCCTCCTCCTTGAAGAACCCCTCAGTCTGCAGGGAAATATCAACGATGCCACCCACACTTTCTGTCTTGACGGAAGCGTACCCGCTTTTTTCTACGACGAAGCATTCTACGAAGGGGCCAAACTGCACATCACTACCGAGAACGACTCCATTTTGTGCAATGTCAATGTAGTGAAACACATGGACCACGACCTGAAGATGGACCTTGCACTGAAAGCTGCCGCCAGCAACAACAATATCAGCACCAGTTTTTCGTGGAACAACCATACCGTTGGCATCAAGGCCACACAGGGCGAACTGAATGCCACCACACAGCTCTACACCAACGACGAAGGCTATCCAGAAGCACATATCCGAACCCATTCATCCCACCTTTCCATGGGCGACACTCAATGGGACATCATGCCCAGCGACATTATCTATGCCGACAACAGGATTCTTGTTGACCATTTCGAGATTCAGCATCAAGAACAACACCTGCTCATTGATGGCATAGCCTCGAAAAGCGCCAAAGACACATTGGTAGTCGATATGAAAGACCTTGATGTGAGCTATGTGCTCGACCTGCTCAATTTCCATCCTGTTGAATTTGCAGGTTTTGTTACCGGTCGTGCCTGTGTTTCCCAACTGTTCGACCAGCCCAAAGCTATGGCCGATATCAACGTGAGCAGTTTCCGCTTTGAAGGAGGACGAATGGGTACCCTTCATGCCCAAGCCGAATGGAATGCCGACCAGCAGCAGATAGATATTCACGCTCTGGCTGACGACGGTCCTGACTCAAAAACACATATCAACGGTTATGTATCACCCGTGAGAAGTGATATCGAGCTGGTGATTAAAGGCGAAGGCACCCATATTGATTTCCTCCAACAATACACCAGAAGTTTCCTGAGCAACGTGGGCGGACAGGCCTATGGTGAAGTGAGACTGGTGGGTCCCTTGGGCGCAATGGATCTGTTGGGAACGCTGGTTGTCGATGGACAGGCCACCGTCATTCCCCTTGGCACCACCTATACGCTGAAGAAAGATACCGTTCGGCTTGTCCACAACGACATCCTGCTCAATAGGGCCAACATCAATGATATAAACAATGATGTGGCCTACCTCAGCGGAGGCATTCACCACGAGCACCTGTCAAACCTCACTTTCGACCTCGACATAGAGACCTCTCGTCTTTTGGCCTACGATTTCAAGGAATTGGGCAACGATACGTTTTGCGGAACCGTTGAAGCCAGCGGACGTGTTGACCTTCACGGACGTCCTGGCGAGGTAGTCATTAACTGCAATGCCACCCCACTCCGCTCTACGGTGTTCACCTACAACGCTTCCCTCTCCAACGAGGTGAGCCAGCAAGATTTCATTACTTGGCGAAACAAGCATCAACTTGCTAACATTCCTGTCACGCAGACCAAGAGTGAAGAGAAACCACGCGATATACCTACCGACATCTACATCAACTTCCTGATCAATGCCAACCCGAATGCCACCGTCAAACTGCTCATGGATGCCACTACGGGCGACTATATCACCCTCTACGGTTCGGGCGTGCTTCGAGCCAGTTACCACAACAAAGGCGTTTTCCAGATGTTTGGCACCTATACAGTCGATCATGGCACCTATGGCATCACGATCCAGAACATCATCAAGAAAAACTTTGTGTTCCAGGAAGGCAGCACACTCATATTTGGCGGCAACCCCATGGAGGCCAATCTGCAACTGCAAGCCGTATATACCGTCAACGGCGTGTCGTTGTCCGATCTGAACATCGGCAATTCTTTTGCCAGCAATACCGTGCGTGTAAACTGTCTGATGAACATCACCGGACAGGCAGGCTCACCACGCATAGATTTCGATTTCGACCTGCCTACCGTCAATAGCGACGAAAAACAAATGGTACGCTCTGTCATAGCCAGCGAACAGGAAATAAACCAGCAAGTGCTCTACCTTCTTGGCATAGGCCGCTTCTATTCTCAAAGAACCCAAGAGGCCAACAATGCCGAAACGCAGGAATATGGACAGACGCAACTGGCCATGCAGTCGTTCCTTTCAGGCACCCTCTCTTCGCAAATCAACACCCTCATATCACAAGTAGTAAAGAATGACGACTGGAACTTTGGCGCCAATATCTCTACCGGCAATGAGGGGTGGCACAATGCTGAATATGAAGGACTCATCAGTGGACGTATGCTGAACAATCGACTTCTGATCAACGGACAGTTTGGCTATCGCGACAATGCCACACAGGCCACCTCCTCATTCATTGGCGACTTTGACATTCGCTATATTCTTACTCCAAACGGAAATCTTTCGCTGAAGATGTATAACCAAACGAACGACCGATACTTTACCCGTTCGTCACTAAACACTCAGGGAATTGGACTCATTATCAAGAAAGACTTCAATGGACTGAACGACTTGTTTACCCGCAGAAAGAAATAG
- a CDS encoding response regulator: protein MKILVVDDEQDICEILQYNLETEGFEVMTVNSAEEALELPLCEFSLILLDVMMGEMSGFQMARRLKESPETAQIPIIFITALDSDDHLVKGLNIGADDYIVKPLSMKEVKARVKAVLRRTAHTVPQQADTSTSASDNKICYEGITLDLNAKTAAIDGEELVCSKLEFELLSFFLQHPGKVFSREDLLKYCWPQDVLVLDRTVDVSITRLRKKIGRYGKQIKTRVGYGYYFAE, encoded by the coding sequence ATGAAAATTCTTGTTGTTGACGACGAGCAGGATATCTGCGAGATACTGCAATATAACCTGGAGACCGAAGGTTTTGAGGTGATGACAGTCAATTCGGCAGAAGAGGCGCTTGAGCTTCCTCTGTGTGAGTTTTCACTGATTCTTCTGGATGTGATGATGGGCGAGATGTCTGGTTTTCAGATGGCGAGACGACTGAAGGAAAGTCCAGAAACGGCGCAGATACCCATTATCTTCATCACGGCACTTGACAGTGATGACCATCTGGTGAAGGGATTGAATATCGGAGCCGACGACTATATCGTCAAACCACTTAGCATGAAGGAGGTGAAGGCCAGAGTCAAGGCTGTACTCCGACGGACGGCTCATACAGTGCCACAACAGGCAGACACATCTACTTCCGCTTCTGACAACAAGATTTGCTATGAAGGCATCACGCTCGACCTGAATGCGAAGACCGCCGCCATCGATGGTGAGGAACTGGTATGCTCGAAATTGGAGTTCGAACTGTTGTCGTTCTTCCTCCAGCATCCCGGCAAAGTATTTTCACGGGAAGACCTTCTGAAATATTGCTGGCCACAGGACGTGCTGGTGCTCGACCGCACGGTGGACGTGAGCATCACCCGACTGCGCAAGAAGATTGGCCGCTACGGCAAACAAATCAAAACACGAGTGGGCTATGGCTACTATTTTGCAGAGTAA
- a CDS encoding iron-containing alcohol dehydrogenase, which produces MLGNFSYYNPTKLYFGDESLNFLKDELKGYGPVVLLNYGSGSVKRNGIYDQVVAILKEAGKTIVENPGVMTNPTLEKLNEGVKIARENEVDLILALGGGSVCDYSKAVAASVYYEGDYWDKFWLKQENPAKDQRLLPVGCILTMAGTGSEMNAGTVITDAEHTFKVGHVFDSRLMPKFSILNPKFTMTVPENQMKAGIYDIMNHIMEQYFSDFDDNTSDYLSEGLMRSVIHSSRIAVKNPQDYEARSNIMWTATWALNTLIGLGKKEDWMVHMIGHSVGAWTHAPHGYALASVSMAYYRRAMQNGLPKFVRFAKNVWNISGDGMTDEQIAEAGLQALKDWMLEIGLPLTISEIGATADMIPGITETTVVYPAGYLNLTKEDVTEILKESM; this is translated from the coding sequence ATGTTAGGAAATTTTTCTTATTACAATCCCACTAAATTGTATTTTGGTGATGAGTCCCTGAACTTCCTCAAGGACGAACTGAAAGGATATGGTCCAGTGGTTCTGTTGAACTATGGTAGCGGTAGCGTTAAGCGCAACGGCATCTACGACCAGGTGGTGGCTATCTTGAAGGAGGCTGGCAAGACCATCGTCGAGAACCCTGGCGTGATGACTAATCCTACACTGGAGAAACTGAACGAGGGTGTGAAGATAGCCCGCGAGAACGAGGTGGATCTGATTCTTGCCCTCGGTGGCGGTAGCGTGTGCGACTACTCGAAGGCCGTGGCTGCATCTGTCTATTATGAAGGCGACTACTGGGACAAGTTCTGGCTGAAGCAGGAAAATCCCGCTAAGGACCAGAGACTGCTGCCTGTGGGCTGCATCCTGACGATGGCTGGCACTGGTTCGGAGATGAATGCAGGCACGGTGATTACCGATGCAGAGCATACCTTCAAGGTGGGTCACGTGTTCGACAGCCGTCTGATGCCTAAGTTCTCTATCCTCAATCCGAAGTTCACGATGACCGTACCCGAGAACCAGATGAAGGCGGGTATCTACGACATCATGAACCACATCATGGAGCAGTACTTCTCGGACTTCGATGACAACACCAGCGACTACCTCTCTGAAGGACTGATGCGTTCTGTCATCCACAGCAGCCGCATCGCTGTAAAGAATCCTCAGGACTACGAGGCACGCTCGAACATCATGTGGACAGCCACTTGGGCGCTGAACACCCTCATCGGACTGGGCAAAAAAGAAGACTGGATGGTTCACATGATTGGTCACAGCGTAGGTGCCTGGACGCACGCTCCTCACGGCTATGCACTGGCCTCAGTCTCAATGGCCTACTATCGCCGCGCCATGCAGAACGGTCTGCCTAAATTTGTTCGCTTTGCCAAGAATGTGTGGAACATCAGTGGTGATGGAATGACCGACGAGCAGATAGCCGAAGCTGGCTTGCAAGCCCTGAAAGACTGGATGCTGGAGATTGGCCTGCCCTTGACCATCAGCGAAATAGGTGCTACCGCCGATATGATTCCCGGCATTACCGAGACCACTGTCGTCTATCCTGCTGGTTATCTGAATCTGACGAAGGAGGACGTGACAGAGATTCTGAAGGAAAGTATGTAA
- a CDS encoding ADP-ribosylglycohydrolase family protein, with the protein MLGAIIGDIVGSIYEFDNIKTKDFPFFDNRMEYTDDSILTIATADWLMNGGESGSYYLKYATDYPYPMGSYGTMFVQWVHRSKRGFMEPYDSCGNGSAMRIGPVGWAFTSEKQTLDAAKKSAECTHNHPEGIKGAQAVALCIYLARQGISVSEIKGRIETDFGYDLSLSVEEIRPRYSWQGLDGIISGGTCQGSVPQAITCALEATDFEDAIRNAISIGGDSDTIGCITGSIAEALYGIPTDIRSKGMNYLPTALRNTVEEFESKYGSK; encoded by the coding sequence ATGTTAGGCGCAATTATTGGAGACATAGTCGGCTCGATCTATGAGTTTGACAATATCAAAACTAAGGACTTTCCATTTTTTGATAATAGAATGGAATATACGGACGATAGCATTCTTACGATTGCTACCGCAGACTGGTTGATGAATGGTGGTGAGTCTGGCAGCTACTACCTGAAGTACGCAACGGACTATCCATACCCTATGGGCAGCTATGGCACCATGTTTGTACAGTGGGTACACCGCTCAAAACGTGGTTTCATGGAGCCATACGACAGTTGTGGTAACGGCTCAGCCATGCGTATAGGACCAGTGGGATGGGCATTTACTTCAGAGAAACAAACCCTGGACGCAGCAAAAAAATCTGCCGAGTGTACGCACAATCATCCAGAAGGAATTAAAGGAGCCCAGGCTGTGGCTCTTTGTATCTATCTGGCACGTCAAGGAATATCTGTGTCAGAGATAAAAGGCAGGATTGAAACTGATTTTGGCTATGACCTGTCGTTAAGCGTCGAAGAAATCCGGCCACGCTACTCTTGGCAGGGTCTGGATGGCATAATCTCTGGTGGAACCTGTCAGGGAAGTGTGCCACAAGCAATTACATGCGCTTTGGAGGCAACAGACTTTGAGGATGCCATCCGAAACGCTATCAGTATAGGCGGCGACTCTGACACGATTGGCTGTATTACTGGATCAATTGCGGAAGCCTTGTATGGTATTCCTACAGACATACGAAGCAAAGGGATGAACTATCTACCCACTGCGCTTCGGAACACAGTGGAAGAGTTTGAGAGTAAGTATGGTTCAAAATAA
- a CDS encoding Na/Pi cotransporter family protein gives MEFFINIFSLVGSLALFLFGMKTMSEGLEKFAGDRLRSILAAMTKNRVMGVLTGVLITALIQSSSATTVMVVSFVNAGLMTLGQSIGVIMGANIGTTVTAWIISAVGFKVNIAAFSIPLLAIGMPLIFSSKGNRKSIGEFIFGFSFLFMGLSFLQEAATAMNIGDMVAGMLAHVPQDSFLTIILFVIVGALVTMIVQASAATMAITLMLFGMNIPGFGFEQAAALAMGQNIGTTITAFMASLTANTQARRAALAHMFFNVFGVVVFLIVFYPACDAVSWVVENLMGGGNDLFKLSAFHTAFNVINTLLLIGFVHQIEMLVCKVLPMKAQDEDYRLKFISGGLLSTAELSIMEAQKEVHHFAERCQRMFGFVPELMQTEDEAEFNKLFSRIGKYENITDAMEMEIAAYLNKVSEGRLSDASKAQIQKMLRQITELESIGDSVYNLGRTLNRHRMHCQDAFTPEQTQHMHTMLGLVNDSLQEMMKCIDLTAPRTNITKSINIEHEINNYRKQLRNQNLHDVNAGLYSYQLGVFYVDFISECERLADYVMNVVQAGKGLNNDFEDRPRNGQV, from the coding sequence ATGGAATTTTTTATCAACATTTTTTCTCTCGTAGGTTCGCTGGCATTGTTTCTCTTCGGAATGAAGACGATGTCGGAGGGCCTTGAGAAGTTTGCAGGTGATCGCCTGCGCAGTATTTTGGCGGCAATGACGAAGAACCGTGTGATGGGTGTGCTGACGGGCGTGCTCATTACGGCACTCATCCAGTCGTCGAGCGCCACAACGGTGATGGTGGTGAGTTTTGTGAACGCCGGACTGATGACACTGGGTCAGTCGATAGGTGTTATCATGGGCGCCAACATTGGTACAACTGTTACAGCATGGATTATCTCGGCTGTTGGCTTCAAGGTGAATATTGCAGCCTTTTCCATCCCTCTGCTTGCCATTGGAATGCCATTGATTTTCAGTAGTAAGGGCAATCGTAAGAGCATCGGTGAGTTCATCTTTGGCTTCTCGTTCCTGTTCATGGGTCTATCGTTCCTACAAGAGGCTGCCACTGCGATGAACATCGGCGACATGGTGGCGGGAATGCTGGCCCACGTGCCGCAGGACTCGTTTCTCACTATTATTCTCTTTGTTATCGTGGGGGCACTGGTGACGATGATCGTTCAGGCTTCAGCAGCCACGATGGCCATCACGCTGATGCTCTTCGGCATGAACATCCCCGGATTCGGGTTTGAACAGGCTGCGGCACTGGCTATGGGACAGAATATCGGTACCACCATCACGGCATTTATGGCTTCGCTGACTGCCAACACACAAGCACGTCGCGCTGCATTGGCTCACATGTTCTTCAATGTTTTTGGCGTAGTGGTGTTTCTCATCGTGTTCTATCCCGCCTGCGATGCTGTCAGTTGGGTGGTAGAAAACCTTATGGGTGGGGGTAACGACCTCTTCAAACTGTCGGCTTTCCACACTGCCTTCAACGTCATTAACACACTGCTACTCATCGGCTTCGTTCATCAAATAGAGATGCTGGTATGTAAGGTGCTGCCAATGAAGGCTCAGGACGAGGACTATCGTCTGAAGTTCATCTCTGGCGGTCTGCTCTCTACGGCAGAGTTGAGCATCATGGAGGCGCAGAAGGAAGTCCACCATTTCGCAGAGCGCTGCCAGCGGATGTTCGGCTTTGTTCCAGAACTGATGCAGACGGAAGATGAGGCGGAGTTCAACAAACTCTTTTCGCGCATTGGGAAATACGAGAATATCACCGATGCAATGGAAATGGAAATTGCTGCCTATCTGAACAAAGTGAGTGAGGGCCGACTGTCGGATGCCTCGAAGGCTCAGATTCAGAAAATGCTGCGCCAGATTACGGAACTGGAGTCTATAGGCGACTCGGTGTATAACCTCGGTCGCACGCTGAACCGTCACCGTATGCACTGTCAGGACGCCTTTACGCCAGAACAGACTCAACACATGCATACGATGCTCGGCCTCGTGAATGACTCGTTGCAGGAAATGATGAAGTGCATAGACCTGACAGCACCAAGAACCAACATTACGAAATCCATCAACATTGAACACGAAATCAATAACTACCGCAAGCAGCTGCGCAATCAGAATCTGCACGATGTGAATGCAGGTCTCTACAGTTATCAGCTCGGCGTGTTCTATGTCGATTTTATTTCCGAATGTGAACGTCTGGCAGACTACGTGATGAACGTGGTTCAGGCCGGCAAAGGACTGAACAACGACTTTGAAGACAGACCAAGAAATGGACAGGTTTAG
- a CDS encoding cell wall metabolism sensor histidine kinase WalK → MATILQSKSFQRNLLFSIGGVFLLFAVCFSFYQYQREKEYKIDILHSRLQMYNYEMVQTLGEDSLTNDHLFRDYVERHSMKGLRVSIIDKEGQVVLDSYEPQTDSLGNHLQRTEIQQALHDGNGYDIKRLSQSTHETYFYSATRFGNVIVRAAVPYSAELTRSLQADNTYIYFAVALTLLLGIALYYITHRISRHIGYLRAFAVKAERLWVGEQGSEMEGEELEHELKQRLPNDELGDISHTIIMLYWKLRHSEKDKVRIKRQLTQNAAHELKTPAASIHGYLESILDNPDMPEDKKKHFLERCYAQSERMSKLLQDMSALTKLDEMDDKHAREDYHPVNVLQIIQSALDDTALQLHDKGITPSLRLPQHLEVLGDASLLYSIFRNLIDNAIAYATGASRLDIVCKETECEGRHFFEFLISDNGPGVAPEHFDHLFERFYRIDKGRSRKLGGTGLGLAIVKNAVAAHGGTVTALSTPGGGLTIRFTLARF, encoded by the coding sequence ATGGCTACTATTTTGCAGAGTAAATCCTTTCAGCGTAATCTGCTGTTCAGTATCGGCGGCGTCTTTCTGCTCTTTGCCGTCTGTTTCAGTTTTTATCAGTATCAACGCGAGAAAGAGTACAAGATTGACATCCTGCACTCGCGACTGCAGATGTACAACTACGAGATGGTGCAGACGCTGGGTGAGGACAGTCTGACCAACGACCATCTGTTTCGCGACTATGTGGAGCGGCACAGCATGAAAGGGCTTCGTGTCTCTATTATAGATAAGGAGGGCCAGGTCGTTCTCGACAGCTACGAACCACAAACAGACTCGCTGGGCAACCACCTGCAGCGAACCGAAATCCAACAGGCACTACACGATGGCAACGGCTATGACATCAAGCGCCTGTCACAATCTACCCACGAAACTTACTTCTATTCCGCCACCCGTTTTGGCAATGTCATCGTACGTGCCGCCGTACCCTACTCTGCCGAGCTGACGCGCTCGCTTCAGGCCGACAACACCTACATCTACTTTGCCGTTGCCCTGACCCTGCTGCTGGGCATCGCGCTCTACTACATCACCCACCGCATCAGCCGCCATATCGGTTATCTGCGCGCATTCGCCGTCAAGGCTGAAAGGCTATGGGTAGGCGAACAGGGTTCGGAAATGGAGGGCGAAGAACTGGAACATGAACTGAAGCAGCGCCTGCCCAATGACGAATTGGGCGACATCAGTCACACCATCATCATGCTCTACTGGAAACTGCGCCATTCTGAGAAAGACAAAGTGCGCATCAAGCGACAACTCACTCAGAATGCCGCCCACGAGCTGAAGACTCCTGCCGCCAGCATCCACGGCTATTTGGAGAGCATTCTTGACAATCCAGACATGCCCGAGGACAAAAAAAAACATTTTCTGGAGCGTTGCTATGCCCAGAGCGAGCGTATGAGTAAACTGCTACAGGACATGAGCGCGCTCACCAAACTGGACGAGATGGATGACAAGCACGCGCGTGAAGATTACCACCCGGTGAATGTCTTGCAGATCATTCAGAGTGCCTTGGACGATACTGCCCTGCAACTCCACGACAAGGGCATCACCCCTTCGCTCCGACTGCCGCAGCATCTGGAAGTGCTCGGCGATGCCAGTCTGCTTTACAGCATCTTCCGCAACCTCATCGACAATGCCATAGCATACGCCACAGGTGCCTCACGTCTCGACATCGTTTGCAAAGAGACAGAGTGCGAAGGCCGCCATTTTTTCGAGTTCCTAATCAGCGACAATGGCCCTGGCGTTGCCCCCGAGCACTTTGACCACCTCTTCGAACGCTTCTACCGTATCGACAAAGGGCGCTCGCGCAAACTCGGCGGCACGGGCCTCGGCCTTGCCATCGTAAAAAATGCAGTTGCTGCCCACGGAGGAACAGTAACTGCACTCTCTACGCCCGGTGGCGGACTCACCATCCGCTTTACCCTTGCGCGTTTCTAA
- a CDS encoding flavodoxin family protein yields the protein MKVLLINGSPRENGNTFQALSEVSNTLNEEGIETQIISIGKKAVQGCIACGMCGRLGRCTFKDDLYSKIWSEVKNGIDGLIVGSPVYYGGPNGSLCALLDRVFYSLSADMKYLPGASVVVCRRGGASAAFDRLNKYFTMNSMPLVTSQYWNMVYGQTPGQAVQDEEGMQTMRTLARNMAWMIKHLNAREEGHPAEEQRVWTNFIR from the coding sequence ATGAAAGTATTATTAATCAATGGCAGTCCCCGAGAGAATGGAAACACCTTTCAAGCACTCAGCGAGGTATCCAATACACTGAACGAAGAAGGTATCGAAACCCAGATTATCAGCATTGGCAAAAAAGCAGTACAGGGTTGTATAGCCTGTGGCATGTGTGGCCGCTTAGGTCGCTGTACGTTCAAAGACGACCTGTACTCCAAAATATGGAGCGAAGTGAAAAATGGTATCGACGGGCTTATCGTCGGTTCACCAGTCTATTACGGAGGCCCCAATGGTTCGCTATGCGCCCTACTCGACCGTGTGTTCTATTCACTCTCTGCCGACATGAAATATCTGCCAGGCGCCAGCGTTGTAGTATGCCGCCGAGGAGGTGCATCGGCAGCCTTCGACCGCCTGAACAAATATTTCACCATGAACAGTATGCCTTTGGTCACTTCGCAGTACTGGAATATGGTCTATGGTCAGACTCCAGGACAGGCTGTACAAGACGAGGAGGGCATGCAAACCATGCGCACTCTGGCCCGCAACATGGCTTGGATGATTAAGCATCTCAATGCCCGTGAAGAGGGTCACCCTGCCGAAGAACAGCGTGTTTGGACCAACTTCATTCGATAA